A part of Propioniciclava coleopterorum genomic DNA contains:
- the dinB gene encoding DNA polymerase IV: MPVIAHVDMDAFYVAVELRRRPELRGRPVWVGGANRGVVLSASYEARAFGVEGGMSSTRARRLCPDAVAIQPDYDAYEAASEGVFAIFSTITPQVEKVSLDEGFLDITGTRRLLGEPEQVGELIRALVADEQGIPCSVGVAPTKLIAKMSSNRAKPNGLFRVLPGDVIAFLHPLPVEKVWGIGPATTGALNKLGLYTVGDVAHTPKSTLQRAFGARAGGELWEFSWGIDGRRVVATEASERSVGSQETFGKDTDDLGLVTTELLRISARVASRMRQARVVGRTVTLSLRFADFRTVQKSLTLPYPTDVTSEIHAAACRLLAAYRLERPRLRRVGVRVEKVLDVDQVATQPALDEPEHGWREAERAADAAIARFGPDAVSRATLTRRRGQG, from the coding sequence GTGCCCGTCATCGCTCACGTCGACATGGACGCCTTCTACGTCGCGGTCGAACTGCGCCGCCGCCCCGAGCTGCGCGGTCGCCCCGTGTGGGTCGGCGGCGCGAACCGCGGCGTGGTGCTGTCGGCGTCCTATGAGGCGCGGGCGTTCGGGGTCGAGGGCGGCATGTCCTCGACGCGGGCGCGGCGGCTGTGCCCCGACGCGGTGGCGATCCAGCCCGACTACGACGCCTACGAGGCGGCCTCGGAGGGCGTGTTCGCGATCTTCTCCACCATCACCCCGCAGGTGGAGAAGGTCTCCCTCGACGAGGGCTTCCTCGACATCACCGGCACGCGGCGGCTGCTGGGGGAGCCCGAGCAGGTCGGGGAGCTGATCCGGGCGCTGGTCGCCGACGAGCAGGGCATCCCGTGCTCGGTCGGCGTCGCGCCCACCAAGCTGATCGCGAAGATGTCGTCCAACCGCGCCAAACCCAACGGGCTGTTCCGGGTGCTGCCCGGCGACGTGATCGCCTTCCTGCATCCGCTGCCGGTGGAGAAGGTGTGGGGCATCGGGCCGGCGACCACCGGCGCGCTGAACAAGCTGGGGCTCTACACCGTCGGCGACGTCGCGCACACTCCGAAGTCGACGCTGCAGCGGGCGTTCGGGGCGCGGGCCGGCGGCGAGTTGTGGGAGTTCTCCTGGGGCATCGACGGCCGGCGCGTCGTCGCCACCGAGGCGTCCGAGCGGAGCGTGGGCAGCCAGGAGACGTTCGGCAAGGACACCGACGACCTGGGGCTGGTCACCACCGAACTGCTGCGGATCAGCGCGCGGGTCGCGTCCCGGATGCGGCAGGCGCGGGTGGTGGGCCGCACCGTCACGCTCAGCCTGCGGTTCGCCGACTTCCGGACGGTGCAGAAGTCCCTGACGCTGCCGTACCCGACCGACGTCACCTCCGAGATCCACGCCGCCGCCTGCCGGCTGCTGGCGGCGTACCGGCTGGAGCGGCCGCGGTTGCGGCGCGTCGGCGTCCGGGTGGAGAAGGTGCTGGACGTCGACCAGGTCGCCACGCAACCCGCCCTGGACGAGCCGGAGCACGGCTGGCGGGAGGCCGAGCGGGCCGCCGATGCGGCCATCGCGCGGTTCGGCCCGGACGCGGTGTCGCGTGCGACCTTGACCCGGCGCCGGGGTCAGGGCTGA
- a CDS encoding transglutaminaseTgpA domain-containing protein, with protein sequence MRYTWRVTLALIVSFGLLLWPWTQLTRDTGGLLGSFLAAAAVLLAGALTERLGPVPRVPIQIVVGAVGVAATLAFSFGADVLADLPGALTHGWVFIQSASAPVAANPGVTLIVATSAALLALLAYGLAVPRRQPALGVLPLICLYLVPSVILVTPMLFTEFLLLAASVVAVLWAGSALPRGEFATRAAALLTTVGIGIVAVALTFAVAQAFPQLEPRRSQEPLQMNDPSLDLKRNLVEGTDDVILSYRTDAPDGAYLKLATLPAFSREGFALADVRVGSGRFPAVPGGPSGERRTTQVAVGAFRSEWLPVPYAPERIDAPGDWGFALDTLDVMALNRTNRAAATEGISYTVTSLDVSPSAGAIAGASANDAPRRELNTNSAGVPPSIRTLAEQVTEGRGTAGAKAQALEAYLRSDRFTYSTAPAVGVGDGIATIEDFLFRSHRGYCEQFAGAMTLMARTLGIPARMAVGFVPGTRVGDAWEVTARDMHTWPEIWLDGQGWVAFEPTPSRGDAAGTDPTSAPTSTAQPTEQVTASAEPTPEEQPSEEPQPEEQGAGEEASLLGLLPWLLAAAVVVAGGVVVARLLPGWRRTRRRERRLAGTGDARADTVAAWDEVRDSAADLRLPWPDGSPRFAAERLASRFGDDEEALAALRRLAAAAERALFDRSETYDLPGGWRDEVTTVVAALTTAAEARKDARPRRVA encoded by the coding sequence ATGAGGTACACGTGGCGCGTCACCCTGGCGCTCATCGTTTCGTTCGGGCTGCTGCTGTGGCCCTGGACGCAGCTGACCCGCGACACCGGGGGGCTGCTCGGCTCGTTCCTGGCCGCCGCCGCGGTCCTGCTGGCCGGCGCGCTCACCGAGCGGCTCGGGCCCGTCCCGCGGGTGCCGATCCAGATCGTGGTGGGTGCCGTCGGGGTCGCCGCGACGCTCGCGTTCTCGTTCGGGGCCGACGTGCTGGCCGACCTGCCGGGCGCGCTCACCCACGGCTGGGTCTTCATCCAGTCCGCCAGCGCCCCCGTGGCCGCCAACCCGGGCGTCACGCTCATCGTGGCGACGTCGGCGGCGCTGCTGGCCCTGCTGGCGTACGGCCTGGCGGTGCCGCGCCGTCAGCCCGCGCTCGGCGTCCTGCCGCTGATCTGCCTCTACCTCGTGCCCTCGGTGATCCTCGTCACGCCGATGCTGTTCACCGAGTTCCTGCTGCTGGCGGCCTCGGTCGTGGCGGTGCTGTGGGCGGGCTCGGCCCTGCCGCGCGGCGAGTTCGCGACCCGCGCCGCCGCCCTGCTGACGACCGTGGGGATCGGCATCGTCGCGGTCGCGCTGACCTTCGCCGTCGCGCAGGCGTTCCCGCAGCTCGAGCCGCGGCGCTCGCAGGAGCCGCTGCAGATGAACGACCCGAGCCTCGACCTCAAGCGCAACCTGGTCGAGGGCACCGACGACGTCATCCTGTCCTACCGCACCGACGCGCCCGACGGCGCCTACCTGAAGCTCGCCACCCTGCCCGCGTTCTCCCGCGAGGGCTTCGCGCTGGCCGACGTCCGCGTCGGCTCGGGACGCTTCCCCGCCGTCCCGGGCGGACCGAGCGGCGAGCGGCGCACCACCCAGGTGGCGGTCGGCGCGTTCCGCAGCGAGTGGCTGCCGGTGCCGTACGCCCCCGAACGGATCGACGCCCCCGGCGACTGGGGCTTCGCGCTGGACACCCTCGACGTCATGGCGCTCAACCGGACGAACCGTGCCGCGGCCACCGAGGGGATCTCGTACACGGTGACGAGCCTGGACGTCTCACCGTCGGCCGGGGCCATCGCGGGGGCGTCCGCCAACGACGCCCCGCGGCGTGAGCTCAACACGAACTCCGCGGGCGTGCCGCCGAGCATCCGCACGCTGGCCGAGCAGGTCACCGAGGGGCGGGGCACCGCCGGCGCCAAGGCGCAGGCGCTCGAGGCCTACCTGCGCTCGGACCGCTTCACCTACTCCACCGCGCCGGCGGTCGGCGTGGGCGACGGGATCGCCACGATCGAGGACTTCCTGTTCCGGTCGCACCGCGGTTACTGCGAGCAGTTCGCCGGCGCGATGACGCTGATGGCCCGCACGCTCGGCATCCCGGCGCGGATGGCGGTCGGGTTCGTGCCCGGGACGCGGGTCGGCGACGCGTGGGAGGTCACCGCCCGCGACATGCACACCTGGCCGGAGATCTGGCTGGACGGTCAGGGTTGGGTGGCCTTCGAGCCGACGCCGTCCCGCGGCGACGCCGCCGGCACCGACCCGACCTCCGCGCCGACCTCGACCGCGCAGCCCACCGAGCAGGTCACCGCGTCGGCCGAGCCCACCCCGGAGGAGCAGCCCAGCGAGGAGCCGCAGCCCGAGGAGCAGGGCGCCGGCGAGGAGGCCTCGCTGTTGGGCCTGCTGCCCTGGCTGCTGGCCGCTGCCGTCGTGGTCGCGGGCGGCGTCGTGGTGGCGCGGCTGCTGCCCGGTTGGCGGCGCACGCGGCGCCGCGAACGGCGCCTGGCCGGCACCGGCGACGCGCGCGCCGACACCGTGGCGGCGTGGGACGAGGTGAGGGACTCGGCCGCCGACCTGAGGCTGCCCTGGCCCGACGGCTCGCCGCGGTTCGCGGCGGAGCGGCTCGCGTCCCGGTTCGGCGACGACGAGGAGGCCCTGGCGGCGCTGCGGCGGCTGGCCGCGGCGGCGGAGCGGGCGCTGTTCGATCGGTCGGAGACCTACGACCTGCCCGGCGGCTGGCGCGACGAGGTGACCACGGTGGTCGCCGCCCTGACGACGGCCGCGGAGGCCCGCAAGGACGCCCGCCCGCGCCGCGTCGCCTGA
- a CDS encoding DUF58 domain-containing protein has product MRSLPRPTGRTVTLWVVGVLLLVVAFGLGNQDLVWPGLFLLLLPLVALVSVLVRPPRFRVQRRLTPPIAEVGEPLEVLVHVTTVRPSPLTSVFAEDVPDPELGRGVPFRLAASRVGEVTEAGYPLHPRRRGRFRLTGFAYRFADFLGLWVHTVRSSAATTVVVRPWLTWLPGRVAQSYGATGETPIPQTAISGPDDVMVREYQARDDVRRIHWPSTARTGSLMVRREEAAWDPTAWVILDSRAGVHPPTGPVSPSFEALVSAAASIGVRLVRDGYAVTLVDAEGSPTHVDADRPDGEDRWLDPLVDVGLTGAPDLLEATAALSRSGGEHLIVALLGELDRSVAESLAAAAGARENRMALVLAPTDDQRGAWDTGAAILADHGWSVRPLPGTAEALAVAWADQGGVR; this is encoded by the coding sequence ATGCGTTCGCTCCCCCGTCCCACCGGGCGCACCGTCACCCTGTGGGTGGTCGGCGTCCTCCTGCTCGTGGTCGCGTTCGGCCTCGGGAACCAGGACCTCGTGTGGCCGGGACTGTTCCTGCTCCTGCTTCCGCTCGTGGCGCTCGTCTCGGTGCTGGTGCGCCCGCCGCGGTTCCGGGTCCAGCGCCGGCTCACGCCGCCGATCGCGGAGGTGGGCGAGCCGCTGGAGGTGCTGGTCCACGTCACGACGGTCCGGCCGAGCCCGCTCACCTCGGTGTTCGCCGAGGACGTGCCCGATCCCGAACTGGGGCGGGGCGTGCCGTTCCGGCTCGCGGCCTCCCGGGTCGGCGAGGTCACCGAAGCCGGCTACCCGCTGCACCCGCGGCGGCGCGGCCGGTTCCGGCTGACCGGGTTCGCCTACCGGTTCGCCGACTTCCTGGGGCTGTGGGTCCACACGGTGCGCAGCAGCGCGGCCACCACGGTCGTCGTCCGGCCGTGGCTCACGTGGCTGCCCGGGCGGGTCGCGCAGTCCTACGGCGCGACCGGTGAGACCCCGATCCCGCAGACGGCGATCTCCGGCCCCGACGACGTCATGGTGCGCGAGTACCAGGCGCGCGACGACGTCCGCCGCATCCACTGGCCCTCCACGGCGCGCACCGGCAGCCTGATGGTGCGCCGCGAGGAGGCCGCCTGGGACCCGACCGCCTGGGTGATCCTCGACTCCCGCGCGGGCGTCCATCCCCCGACGGGGCCGGTCAGCCCCAGCTTCGAGGCGCTGGTGTCGGCCGCCGCGTCGATCGGGGTCCGGCTGGTCCGCGACGGCTACGCCGTCACCCTGGTGGACGCCGAGGGTTCGCCCACCCACGTGGACGCCGACCGCCCCGACGGCGAGGACCGCTGGCTCGACCCGCTGGTCGACGTGGGCCTCACCGGCGCCCCCGACCTCCTGGAGGCCACCGCCGCGCTGTCCCGCAGCGGCGGGGAGCACCTGATCGTCGCCCTGCTCGGCGAGTTGGACCGGAGCGTGGCCGAGTCGCTGGCGGCGGCGGCCGGCGCCCGGGAGAACCGGATGGCCCTCGTCCTTGCGCCCACCGACGACCAGCGCGGCGCCTGGGACACGGGCGCCGCGATCCTCGCCGACCACGGCTGGTCCGTCCGGCCGCTGCCCGGCACCGCCGAGGCGCTGGCCGTCGCCTGGGCCGACCAGGGGGGCGTCCGATGA
- the mraZ gene encoding division/cell wall cluster transcriptional repressor MraZ: MFLGTHFPKVDEKGRFFLPAKFRDELGAGLIIAKGQERCLTIYAPDEFQRQAQAAMSGPSTLKGIRDFQRMFAAGASEETPDKQGRVTIPPVLRNYAGLDKEIAVIGAFNRVEVWDLEAWEAYSARQDEAYAEMDEEIFPGGETR, from the coding sequence ATGTTCTTGGGCACGCACTTCCCCAAGGTGGACGAGAAGGGTCGGTTCTTCCTCCCGGCGAAGTTCCGGGACGAGCTCGGGGCGGGGCTGATCATCGCCAAGGGGCAGGAACGCTGCTTGACGATCTATGCCCCCGACGAGTTCCAACGGCAGGCGCAGGCGGCCATGAGCGGCCCTTCGACCCTGAAGGGCATCCGTGACTTCCAGCGCATGTTCGCCGCCGGCGCCTCCGAGGAGACGCCGGACAAGCAGGGACGCGTGACCATCCCGCCGGTTCTCCGGAACTACGCGGGGCTGGACAAGGAGATCGCCGTCATCGGCGCCTTCAACCGCGTCGAGGTCTGGGACCTCGAGGCATGGGAGGCGTACTCGGCCAGGCAGGACGAGGCCTACGCCGAGATGGACGAGGAGATCTTCCCCGGTGGGGAGACCCGCTGA
- the rsmH gene encoding 16S rRNA (cytosine(1402)-N(4))-methyltransferase RsmH codes for MVQPPATGHVPVMLGRTIELLAPALADGGTYVDCTLGLGGHAEAVLTACPNARLVGIDRDPDALAIAGERLAPFGDRVALYEAVYDEIADVLAEDGMPRVQAILADLGLSSMQIDRRERGFAYSVDAPLDMRMGQGHGLSAADVVNTYPVADLTRILRVYGEERFADRVARRIVAEREVEPFTTSARLVATIDAAIPAATKATGGHPAKRTFQALRIEVNGELVALEGLLPAALDALAPGGRFAVLAYHSLEDRLVKRSFAAATTDTAPRGLPVVPPEHRARFINLTRGAEKPTGGEAQDNPRAASARLRAVERREVRP; via the coding sequence ATGGTGCAGCCGCCCGCGACGGGACACGTTCCCGTCATGCTGGGGCGCACCATCGAACTCCTCGCGCCCGCCCTCGCCGACGGGGGCACCTACGTCGACTGCACCCTCGGCCTGGGCGGCCACGCCGAGGCGGTCCTGACCGCCTGCCCGAACGCCCGTCTGGTCGGCATCGACCGCGACCCGGACGCGCTGGCGATCGCGGGGGAGCGGCTGGCCCCCTTCGGCGACCGGGTCGCGCTGTACGAGGCCGTCTACGACGAGATCGCCGACGTGCTCGCCGAGGACGGGATGCCGCGGGTGCAGGCGATCCTGGCCGATCTGGGTCTGTCCTCGATGCAGATCGATCGCCGCGAGCGCGGCTTCGCCTACTCCGTCGACGCCCCCCTCGACATGCGGATGGGCCAGGGCCACGGGCTGAGCGCCGCCGACGTCGTCAACACCTACCCGGTCGCCGACCTGACCCGCATCCTGCGCGTCTACGGCGAGGAGCGCTTCGCCGACCGCGTGGCGCGCCGCATCGTCGCCGAGCGGGAGGTCGAGCCCTTCACCACCTCGGCTCGGCTGGTCGCGACCATCGACGCCGCGATCCCCGCCGCGACCAAGGCGACCGGCGGCCATCCCGCCAAGCGCACGTTCCAGGCGCTGCGGATCGAGGTCAACGGCGAACTGGTCGCGCTGGAGGGCCTGCTGCCCGCGGCCCTGGACGCCCTCGCGCCCGGCGGCCGGTTCGCGGTGCTGGCCTACCACTCGCTGGAGGACCGGCTCGTCAAGCGCTCCTTCGCCGCGGCGACCACCGACACCGCCCCGCGCGGGCTGCCGGTGGTGCCGCCGGAGCACCGGGCGCGCTTCATCAACCTGACGCGGGGGGCCGAGAAGCCCACCGGTGGCGAGGCGCAGGACAACCCGCGCGCGGCGTCCGCCCGCCTGCGCGCCGTGGAACGACGGGAGGTGCGGCCATGA
- a CDS encoding peptidoglycan D,D-transpeptidase FtsI family protein: protein MSRDEPTRRPRGDASGRGSSSGRRPEQGGKQASSSRSGQAATGRGRQGTGRERPAGAGRGEQPTARSGARQAPRSAASRPGTSRAATSRTAAGRPSTRRPGGRRPGRKPASTTFRLRILIMLIAVVFSFVGARAVQIQVFNGKETAAQAATKMTVARDVPAVRGTITGRDGQVMALTESTVNVIADPKAISTNGREAEAMSAKDRERAAVLPAEMAAIIAPRLGLDAAEVEAKLRRSDSRYQVLAKQVPSSTWVDLSASLSKYPGITRESNPRRIYPMGTVGSNVVGFMSEGKGVAGLERSQDPSLTGTPGREIFETSPMGKIPLGNQVLTPAVDGTDLQLTLDPDMQMMVEQRLAARVQEVSGNWGVAIVMDVETGELLSLANYPSFDPNDPGKAKPGDTGNRAVNAVYEPGSVQKVLTLASLLDAGLTTPDTEYRIDGTIDVGTHTVNDSFRHGPIDITTRGILVRSSNVGAITAARDMDSDTLRDYMLKFGLGTKTNLGLPGELGGTVPGANMPQFQADSMAFGYGVSVSAVQMAAAVAAVANGASTPSRRSSAPPAPTAP, encoded by the coding sequence ATGAGCCGCGACGAGCCCACCCGTCGCCCCCGCGGGGACGCCTCGGGCCGCGGGTCCTCGTCCGGACGCCGGCCCGAGCAGGGCGGTAAGCAGGCGTCCTCGTCCCGCAGCGGCCAGGCGGCCACCGGCCGCGGACGGCAGGGGACCGGGCGCGAGCGCCCGGCCGGCGCGGGCCGCGGCGAGCAGCCGACGGCGCGCTCGGGGGCCCGGCAGGCGCCCCGCTCCGCCGCGTCGCGTCCGGGAACCTCCCGGGCCGCCACGTCCCGGACGGCCGCCGGCCGCCCATCGACCCGGCGCCCGGGAGGGCGACGCCCGGGCCGCAAGCCGGCGTCCACGACCTTCCGGCTGCGCATCCTCATCATGCTGATCGCCGTCGTCTTCTCGTTCGTCGGGGCGCGCGCGGTCCAGATCCAGGTCTTCAACGGCAAGGAGACGGCCGCGCAGGCCGCGACGAAGATGACGGTCGCGCGCGATGTCCCCGCGGTGCGCGGCACCATCACCGGCCGCGACGGCCAGGTGATGGCGCTGACCGAGTCCACCGTCAACGTGATCGCCGACCCCAAGGCCATCTCGACCAACGGCCGCGAGGCCGAGGCCATGAGCGCCAAGGACCGCGAACGGGCCGCCGTGCTGCCCGCCGAGATGGCCGCGATCATCGCGCCGCGGCTCGGCCTGGACGCCGCGGAGGTCGAGGCCAAGCTGCGCCGGTCGGACTCGCGCTACCAGGTGCTGGCCAAGCAGGTGCCCTCCAGCACGTGGGTCGACCTCAGCGCGTCGCTGTCCAAGTACCCCGGGATCACCCGGGAGTCCAACCCGCGCCGGATCTACCCGATGGGCACGGTCGGCAGCAACGTCGTCGGTTTCATGAGCGAGGGCAAGGGCGTGGCCGGGCTCGAGCGCAGCCAGGACCCGTCGCTGACCGGCACGCCCGGTCGGGAGATCTTCGAGACCTCTCCCATGGGCAAGATCCCGCTGGGCAACCAGGTGCTCACCCCGGCCGTCGACGGCACCGACCTGCAGCTCACCCTGGATCCGGACATGCAGATGATGGTCGAGCAGCGGCTGGCCGCCCGCGTGCAGGAGGTCAGCGGCAACTGGGGCGTCGCCATCGTGATGGACGTCGAGACCGGCGAACTGCTCAGCCTGGCGAACTACCCCAGCTTCGACCCCAACGACCCGGGCAAGGCCAAGCCGGGCGACACCGGGAACCGGGCCGTCAACGCCGTGTACGAGCCCGGCTCGGTGCAGAAGGTGCTCACGCTGGCCTCGCTGCTGGACGCCGGCCTCACCACCCCCGACACCGAGTACCGCATCGACGGCACCATCGACGTCGGGACGCACACCGTCAACGACTCGTTCCGGCACGGCCCGATCGACATCACCACCCGCGGCATCCTCGTGCGCTCCTCCAACGTGGGCGCGATCACGGCCGCCCGCGACATGGACTCCGACACGCTGCGCGACTACATGCTCAAGTTCGGGCTCGGCACCAAGACGAACCTCGGCCTGCCCGGCGAGCTGGGCGGCACCGTGCCCGGCGCGAACATGCCCCAGTTCCAGGCCGACTCGATGGCGTTCGGCTACGGCGTCTCCGTCAGCGCGGTCCAGATGGCGGCCGCGGTCGCCGCCGTCGCCAACGGGGCGTCTACACCGAGCCGACGATCGTCCGCGCCACCGGCACCGACGGCGCCCTGA
- a CDS encoding penicillin-binding transpeptidase domain-containing protein, whose protein sequence is MTPAAKPESHRVVSEEAAKQVVDMMQQRTLYNDAQIGIPGYNSGAKTGSARLASTTGGYSGQVASIVGVAPVEDPQILVYVLVARPDTEGAGLGMAGPVYRDIMSVALPRYGVTPSDEIVKTQLPLIKEEEKRR, encoded by the coding sequence CTGACGCCGGCCGCGAAGCCGGAGTCGCACCGCGTCGTGTCGGAGGAGGCGGCCAAGCAGGTCGTGGACATGATGCAGCAGCGCACCCTGTACAACGACGCGCAGATCGGCATCCCCGGCTACAACTCCGGCGCGAAGACCGGGTCGGCACGGTTGGCGTCCACCACGGGCGGCTACTCGGGCCAGGTCGCGTCGATCGTCGGCGTCGCGCCCGTCGAGGACCCGCAGATCCTCGTGTACGTGCTCGTGGCGCGTCCCGACACCGAGGGCGCCGGCCTGGGCATGGCGGGCCCGGTGTACCGCGACATCATGTCCGTGGCGCTTCCGCGTTATGGCGTGACGCCCAGTGATGAGATCGTGAAGACGCAACTGCCCCTGATCAAGGAGGAGGAGAAGCGTCGATGA